One window of the Benincasa hispida cultivar B227 chromosome 3, ASM972705v1, whole genome shotgun sequence genome contains the following:
- the LOC120073951 gene encoding protein LSD1 translates to MQSQLVCSGCRSILLYPGGATNVCCALCNTVTSVPPGTDMAQLICGGCRTLLMYARGATSVRCSCCHTVNLAPATNQVAHVNCGNCRTTLVFPYGAPSVKCAICHYVTNVGISNVRVPIPVHRRNGTISSGMPPSSSSQSQTVVVENPMSVDESGKLVSNVVVGVTTDKR, encoded by the exons ATGCAGAGCCAACTTGTATGCAGTGGGTGTAGGAGCATTCTTCTTTATCCAGGAGGGGCTACCAATGTATGCTGTGCATTATGCAATACAGTCACCTCAGTTCCTCCTG GAACAGATATGGCTCAACTTATATGTGGAGGTTGCAGGACATTGCTCATGTACGCACGTGGGGCAACAAGTGTTAGATGCTCTTGCTGTCATACAGTAAACCTTGCACCTG CTACGAACCAGGTTGCACATGTTAACTGTGGAAACTGCCGAACAACACTCGTCTTTCCATATGGTGCTCCATCAGTCAAGTGTGCGATCTGTCActatgttacaaatgttggt ATATCCAACGTAAGGGTTCCTATTCCAGTGCACAGGCGTAATGGAACAATTAGCTCTGGGATGCCCCCTTCATCATCG TCTCAGAGTCAAACAGTAGTAGTTGAGAACCCTATGTCTGTTGACGAAAGTGGCAAATTG GTGAGCAATGTCGTCGTCGGTGTCACGACAGATAAAAGGTAA